TCCGTGGGCAGGCCGAGCGCCGTGATGTGCGCCTGCGCGAGGCGCAGGTGCTCGTGCATCAACCCGGTCGCGAACTCTCGGGAGCCGTTTCGGGTCAGCAATCGGCGCACTTCTGCCAGCTCGGCGTCGCCGAGGTCGCGTCCGAGATGACTGTCGATCTCGTCCCACTCGTCGGTGGAACGTGCGTGGCTCAGCAGCGGGGTCTGCTTGCGGGTGCGCAGATCGCAGGTCGTGCTCTTACGGGTCAGATCCGGATTGCCGAACACACCCAGCAGGTCGTCGGCGAGCTGGAAGGCGACGCCAAGGTGTCGTCCGACGACATCGCACTCCTGCACGATGTCGGGTCCGGCACCTGCGAGCAGCGCGCCCGCCTGCAACGGAAGGGAGAAGGAGTAGGCGCTCGTCTTGTGTTCTGCCATCGCCAGGCTGGCGTCGGTGGATGCCGGTTCCAGTCCGAGCGAGAGGCGGACGTCGGCCAGTTCGCCCGCGGTCGTGATCTGCAGCGCAGTGTCGAACAGGTCGAGCAGACGGTTCGTGACGGCGGGGGAGACGCCGCAGGTGGCGATCGCGCGCAACGCCGTGGCCATGGCCAGGTCTCCGGCGAGAATCCCTGCGGTGAAGGCGAGTTCGGCGGCTGCGTCCTCGTCCGCGCCGTGCTCTCGAGCCCAGGTGCGGAAGGTGCCACTGACGTTCGGACGCCCGCGACGGATGTCATCCCCGTCGATGACGTCGTCCTGGATGACGAAGGCGGTGTGCAGTAATTCGATCGCCGCACCGACCTGTGCGACAGCCTCGTGCTCGGTGCCGTCGAACGTGTCGTGAGCGGCACGGACGAGAGCCGGCCGGAATCGCTTTCCTCCGATGCTCGCGTCCTCGAGTGCATTCCACAGACGCGTGTGGTCCGGGCTGCTCAAAGCGGCCCTGCTGCGCCCATCCCCGAGCATCGCCGAAAGGGCCCGGTCGGCGGCCGCGGTGTCGCGCCAATGACAAGCAGCCGGCCGAGTACCGGTCTGAGTGGCCATCGAGTCTCCTTGGTCGTGGATTTCTCAGACTGACCGCCGTGCCATCAAGATGTCAAAGCTTTGTCCAAGGTTTCGCACTGC
This is a stretch of genomic DNA from Yimella lutea. It encodes these proteins:
- a CDS encoding polyprenyl synthetase family protein, translated to MATQTGTRPAACHWRDTAAADRALSAMLGDGRSRAALSSPDHTRLWNALEDASIGGKRFRPALVRAAHDTFDGTEHEAVAQVGAAIELLHTAFVIQDDVIDGDDIRRGRPNVSGTFRTWAREHGADEDAAAELAFTAGILAGDLAMATALRAIATCGVSPAVTNRLLDLFDTALQITTAGELADVRLSLGLEPASTDASLAMAEHKTSAYSFSLPLQAGALLAGAGPDIVQECDVVGRHLGVAFQLADDLLGVFGNPDLTRKSTTCDLRTRKQTPLLSHARSTDEWDEIDSHLGRDLGDAELAEVRRLLTRNGSREFATGLMHEHLRLAQAHITALGLPTELPSIITDSLTLLLDDSEAA